The DNA segment TGGCCGTACTTCTTCCTCTCCTTCATTCTCGGGTCGCGCGTGAGGAATCCGGCCTTTTTAAGCCCCGCCCTGAGTGTCGGGTCCATCACTATAAGGGCCCTGGATATGCCGTGTCTTATGGCGCCGGCCTGGCCGGTCATGCCCCCGCCGTTTACGTTCGCCGTCACGTCGAACTTGCCGGCCGTCTCCGTAATTTCG comes from the Thermodesulfobacteriota bacterium genome and includes:
- the rpsI gene encoding 30S ribosomal protein S9, whose protein sequence is MAENEVYSAVGRRKTSVARVRLKGGSGEVTVNRRPLDEYFGRDVLKTDVKSPFEITETAGKFDVTANVNGGGMTGQAGAIRHGISRALIVMDPTLRAGLKKAGFLTRDPRMKERKKYGQKGARARFQFSKR